TTGAGCGGCTGGTGTGAAGGGTAATACAGGGCGAAACCGCTGTACATGAATAATAGTGCGACAACTATAGAGAACAATATGTTAACAATACATTGAAGCTGGGCTTATTTAATGGATACAAAAGATCGAGATGCGAAGGGAGATGTAATCATGAATAATCGAGGAACCGTTCCACTGTATGCTTCATTATTGAGTGTGGCACTGTTAACAGCATCATGCTCTTCAGCCGACCCCTCTGTTGGTGGAACAGAGCAGACGTCGTCTCAGGGTCAGGGAACCGGTCAGGGACATACAGCTAATGGAGGCAATACCGGTACGAGTGGAACTGAGAGTGGAGCGCAGGGAGAGGCGGTTATTCCGTATAAAGCTTCCGTTATGGTTGAAGGACTGAATGCACCATGGGAGATTGTAAGTGTGCCTGATGGTCGGATGTTTGTAACGGAACGCCCTGGTGCAATTCGGATTATTAAGGATGGGATACTAGCCCCTGAACCACTGATTGAATTCTCAGCACCGTTTAATGAAGAAGGTGAAGGAGGTCTGTTGGGTCTTGCGGCTGATCCGGACTTTGAGGAGAACGGTTACTTGTATGCGTACCACTCCTATCTGGAAGGCGACGACATTGCCAATCGGGTGTTACGCCTCAAGGTGAATGATGCGAAAGCGGTCATAGATCAAGAGTTGCTTGGTAACATTCCAGGCGGAACAAATCATAACGGTGGGCGGATCAAAATTGGCCCGGACAAGTTGCTCTATATCACAACAGGTGAGCGGTATGAACCGGAATTGTCCCAGAACAAAGATAGCCTTGGAGGTAAAATATTGCGGATAGGTCTCGACGGATCGATCCCGGCAGACAACCCATGGCCGAGTTCACCCGTATACAGTATGGGACACCGCAACGCACAGGGACTGGCCTGGAACCCGGACAACGGTTACCTCTATGCAACTGAGCATGGTCAGCGTAATCATGATGAGATCAACCGGATTGTGGCCGGGGAGAATTATGGCTGGCCCGAGGTGGAGGGAGACGACGATGACAATGGCGCATATCTGGCTCCGCTTGCACATAGTGGGAATGATACATGGGCGCCGTCTGGTGTAGCTTTTGTTGAAGAAGGGCCTTGGGCCGGCTCGCTGATTGCCGCGAATCTGCGTGGTGAACAGTTGCTGAAGATCACTCTTTCGGAAGATGGCACACAGGTGGAGCAGATGGAACCGATCTTCGAAGATGAATGGGGGCGAATTCGTAATGTGAGTGCTGGCGAGGATGGAAAGTTATACGTGCTTACAAACAATCGGGATGGACGAGGATCGCCACGGGATGGGGATGACAAGCTGATTGTACTTACTCCGGAGAGTTAAATTATTCTAACGAACCTGACGCACCTTAAATAGAGGTTTAATGGCGTTTGTAGAATGTAACGAACCTCAGCCACGTTATATCGCCAAAATTCA
The window above is part of the Paenibacillus sp. 1781tsa1 genome. Proteins encoded here:
- a CDS encoding sorbosone dehydrogenase family protein, producing the protein MNNRGTVPLYASLLSVALLTASCSSADPSVGGTEQTSSQGQGTGQGHTANGGNTGTSGTESGAQGEAVIPYKASVMVEGLNAPWEIVSVPDGRMFVTERPGAIRIIKDGILAPEPLIEFSAPFNEEGEGGLLGLAADPDFEENGYLYAYHSYLEGDDIANRVLRLKVNDAKAVIDQELLGNIPGGTNHNGGRIKIGPDKLLYITTGERYEPELSQNKDSLGGKILRIGLDGSIPADNPWPSSPVYSMGHRNAQGLAWNPDNGYLYATEHGQRNHDEINRIVAGENYGWPEVEGDDDDNGAYLAPLAHSGNDTWAPSGVAFVEEGPWAGSLIAANLRGEQLLKITLSEDGTQVEQMEPIFEDEWGRIRNVSAGEDGKLYVLTNNRDGRGSPRDGDDKLIVLTPES